attcagttttacgaaacatacctttcttatgaagactacggttagagttgtgtttgatattcccgcctttgtcatctttggaagacttgtgttcatccacatgcgcctggtagccatgttccttttcaatttcatgtcacaatcttcgtttatactctgaccacggacacggtaatttcccaatcacctaatacaccccacctcacaaaccttagttccgaaaaggaagataaaatatgagttttgaagataatatctagatttacaaacttcgtttgaaccaccatatcaaaaaactcatgattaccccataaaaaatactttagttaacaacaaaagtttgcccgtcagaatttttcaggaacatttgtctgttttgtaaaatatcaaaaaaatacttttacaactccgaaaattctgaaattttacgtaggtaactatcaggatgtataatacgttgtgtcaaaagggttcatcgaaattccttctaggttatgagataatctcgaaactctacagctgaccaaaaaattgcttttgtttttcactccacaattaacatccttgattcacaaaccaaccaaccattttcgattattacaaattataatgtcttaagattgttgggtgcaataatcaaaataaataaaaaatcaaataagcaaaagttattgatacttagctcctttataagtGAATTAAccgatcgattgacgaaacgaacgagcttctcatatctccacaacagcaacaaggcaaaactttggaaaaacagagtgagtcacgtgttcagcatgtttcccttaagacattagcgcccggctacactcaagagtgatgctatagccctcacaggacggatatctccaggataaaacaccctactaagcaactccgaaaaaaccgttaaggaaaatcgcgaactcttaagaaacgctataaaatattttcccttaggggtccctctaaaatatagagcaacccatttcccatagattttacaaaagtagtgaatttctttatataatggaataaaacaatttaagaagtggaaactccacaatgtgggactaataagtttatatagtttcttaaaactactaaaaattggaaactccacaatgtgggactaaaaagtttcattcacaaaagaaaacaataaattttaattttttattaaaactttaaaaaattatttttttattaatcgttttccaacagcaACACCACCCATGATAATCAAATTGGCAACTAAAAGCTACTACAAGTACTCAAATTAGAAGAAACGATGCATTTGAACCCTAAAATCACATCTAAAACCTTAATTGTAAATGGAAATGATGCAGTTTCTGATAACATTGTCTAGATACGATTACGTGCTATAGAAACACCGATTTGAGAAGGTGATGGGAAACTCTTTAACAGAGAATTGGGTGACCTAAAATACCTGGAGATCAACAATCTCAGGAAATCGCTTGATAAAGAGGAGTATAAATGAGGTTCGAGTAAATGGATAAGAACAAGGAAATAAATCAACACGGAGACGAGTTGTACTGCTTGGGAAAAAACCGGGGAAATTTTGACGGCCCGGCCCGGCCCGGATTgataaaaatcatcaaataatagatATAAAAGCCCTCTAAATCTTTTGTAATGCTAATAATCCTCAATTTATTAAAGTTTTATCTGCTTGGGAAAAAATGGGAGAAATTTTGACGGCCCGGCTCGGATGATAAAATCACCAAATAATAGATGTAAAAGACCTCTAAATTTTATATAATGCTAATCCTCAATTTATTACAGTTTTAGTTTTATTAGGTATTaagattagattagattaataGGTTGATTCAGAAAATTAAAGTTAATTGTTTTTTCCAGTCTACGGCTGAGAACCCATAAGTTCCTAACTGTAAGCTATTGTTTACGGTTCACGGCTAGAAATTTAAGAACTTTTACACGGCTGCGAACTCATGAACTCCCAGCCATAAAGTACTTGTACAGCTGGGAACTCATGAGATCATAGTTAAGAATCCATGATTTACAAGCCATTAATTACTTCTACAATCTGGATATCTTCATATTTATGTTAAACTTTCATATTTTTATTTCATCTTCTTATATAtgctacatttttctttttctttttcatattccTATTTATGTTAAATTCTTCTATTATACATATAACAAAGCTCAAAaacatagtaaaaaaataaaattttaagtaAATTTCATACTCACCTACAAATATAGTAAAAAAGTACAATTTTTAATAAATTTCATACTCACCTACGACCAGCCATCAAGGTCTCGAGCTAGACATAAGTGAGCCTATGGCTAGAAAATACTGGCATCGGATGGGAATATAGTTTGCCCAACACAGTTTATGTCATATGAAAATACTTATACGTCTAGGAATTTTGTGATCATCTTAACATACTGCTAGGATTTCTTCATTTCCCAATCGTAATAAGTTGATAATATCAACTTACTACTGGAAGTTCATCAATCCAAactgaaaatataaaaatatctaACTTATGGCTGGGATTCCCAGCCATAATTTGTTATTTATGGCTAAGTGTTCATCCATTCCTAGACGTAGGTAATTCAGGAACTGAAAAACTGAATCCTAATTATTTAACatatttaagaaagaaaaaatggtgattttttcGAATCTTAATTAATGGAAGTCGTTGTTGGAGGATTAGCTGATGTTTGAACTTCTTCATTGATCAATTATTCATTTTGTTGTGGGGTTTATCATTATcattactgaagaagaagaagaagaagaagaagaattgatttgaagttttgtttttgttttttgataatTATTAGACTAAGATTTAATTATGAAGGAATGGCAATTCAGACATTTGATATGAGGTAGGTATCCAACTTTTTGTATTTCGTACACTTGAATCTTATAGAGGGTGCGCGGGGACGGGCTCGTTTCGGTGCAATTTTATATGAAGAACATTACTTCTATACTCATTCTTATAGCAAGGATTATAAAATTAATGTTAAAAACACTCcttcactttcaaatccaatgagTAATAGCATTCCATGATTctccactttcaaatccaatgagTCACTAGGTATTCAATTCACTTAAGATTCTTAGGATAGTAAAGGGCCCAAAATATATAAGGACTATTATGGATAATTGCAGAAAGAATATGTTTACTATTATCTTAGATCAATCTCGACCGCAACCATGAGAATTTCATGGGTTCTTATAGATAATGGATTTTTTTTCTATCATGGTATACtatttgttttttgttgaaaCATAGCATTCTATCCCATAGATTTATAAGATAATGTTGGTCACGACTTTCTCTATTAAAAATAACATTCTCCCTCGTTAACTTGCTCATTTCCTCCTTTAGATTGTTGCATTTTCTCATTCATCTCCATATGTTGCACTTGTTAAATTACCTATACAAACTTTACCATTTGACATGTAATGAAAACTTTTATGAAACTCTTTTGAAAAATTATTTGGTATTTTAAAATCTATTTTTATCTATATAAATATAAATTAATCCAACTTCAATCCACTATAATCCAAAACTATATATATCTATAAGTATGCGTGATTCTTTTTGGAAACTTAATAATCTACTAAATTTAGACAAAATTATATATTAAACCATATATAACCTTGTTAAGGATGTGTGGGAATTTTAATTAAGGGATAAAATCATAAATTTAACCTCTCTTTTTTAACAAGATAAATTTAGACATAAAAAGAGTAAATTGGAAGGCTCCACCCATTGGAGCAATATGTACGGAGTTGCATTATATATGTAGTACGTGTTTGTTCAGTTACTTAGTTTAAATGGGTAAATAAAACTTTTGAACGTTGATGTTACTTTTCTGAGTGAAGTTCTGGTGGTTATCGTTTTTCAGTCCTCCTTTTTTTCGTGTTTTTAAGATCTTAAGTATGTTAATCAAAATATCAACTACACGGGTACTCATAAAAAATTTGTCCGTTCaccaatataaaataaataaatgaattttAATTCATTATTTGGAACTAATTGGGAGGTTTGAGTAAACTATAATGTGTAAACGTTGCTGATAACACCCTATATGGTGTTAGTCTGCAACTTGCTCTCTTCATGGTGGTTGTATGTATGTGGTAGTAATATATAATGGTATGTGATGCGAGATGGTAACATGCGTATGTAAGTGACGATTTTATAATATAAAGCGGATAGCAGTAAATATAGATCTTTGTTGCTACTTGATACAAGAAAGACATAGGGCGCCAATTGGTTTTTACTTGTAAAACCTTGAGTCATTTCAATGACATACATACATGAATATAGTTTGTATCCATCTTAAAAGGAGCGGGTGTCAAAATAATACTTATGTGGGATTGTCATACCTTACATACAAATGTGAATACCATAATTCTTAACATCCAAtcctgttagagcaatgctcggtcgaactcgtaagttttgttatctcaagcttgttatcaatgctAGACgcacaaaattatatcttgaattCTAGTTTCGTAAAgtgaagtctcggactaggattagagtatgatAGTTAAGTATCAAAAATTACTAAATAACCCTCAaatattgaagactgaagatcaaacaaagacatttgaagaacttcatcgacaaagaagTGTGTAAAGAATAAAGCATCTTATTTGCTCACGACATTTACCATTCTATATATCTTATAAGAATATGCCATATGATTTTAATgcatttaatattgcaaagagtAAATTTCGAGCcaagcttgtcttgataaatctctcgatatatgattcaagcaatggatgttcaaagATTCTTAATAATCTTGGTTATGAACAATTTATTGTCCATGAATTATTTtggtttcaagttgatcattggGAAATTTTCCAAGCAGTGGTATTAATTATCTATGgtgattgggaatgtttcaaattgtttgaaagagagttttcagaacttaTTGAAATTCTGGACACATGGTAGGTACatatacccagtacgcgtaccctagtGGTATGAGTTCCGAATGGgtaagggtacacatacttagtacGGGTAACCTAAGGTTTTGAGTTCGTGAATGTGagggaggtacgcatacccagtacacTTAACCCAAATATCTGACTTTATGAACGGATAAGGGTACACATATCCAATACGCGTACCCTGAAAACctgagttcacggacttcttcataggtatgcgtaccctcATACATACATACCTAGTATCGAAATAAgcagatgctcataaactattttcaaaaaaatatgtTTGACATTTATATAAATATCATAAACACTTTTAAGACAACTTTGTTCATTGAATCACTTTTAGTTCGTGAATCATGATTTAAGTCTTCAATGTCAATGAACACGACTTTTGCTTGAAAGTTGACAAACCATATTTGCCAATACGAACTATCATTGTGCACGGTTTGAAAACcctggaccatagtgtatattcttctatgtaatttcaaggataacttctcacatgcttaattacatgaattcctaacaatcatttcatctaaactgagaaagtgtttgcttgaatatcAAATTATCTTAGCTTGATTTTAAAGCTATCtagagccttgaaaatctataaatagagagactcatgcAACAAGCTTCTGGATCCCTGAAACTTCTGTGTCTCATTTGTTAGATGGAGTCTTCCTCTATTAACATAGGTTTactatgagaaacataattagtttatgacttaaagacttcacttagggattcataAATCCATGTCCGACTATCTTTTAcatgatagttcatgtatccttATATGGTTCTTATTTATCTTTGAGTTTCTCGTAAATTTAcgatcaggaacgagatagattgAAATCATAGAGTTTTCCTcatcttagactttgtgattcctcaagatagatatttaaAACTCTTATTCGTTCACTTGTTTAGATTTTTCTTAACAGGTGAGTTAATAATCCATGTTTTTCAGCTAATTGAGTGTAAGTGTTCTGGATTCGTGAGGTTTGTTGGACTTTGTCTATTACATTTCCAAACTTAAATCGAaagatcaaaaggaaaatcaaataggcttatatgttagaggAAGGTTGGTATCAAAAGTTTTCACTTAGGTTGGATGTCAGTTAAGGGAACCAATCGTGTAGAGCCTTgagaggttcaagagatgtaaggagcacgactgcaactgaattgcttggagggttaattctATTTCAACTTATTTACAAAGGACCCGAATTTAACCCTCTTAAGTCAGAAGCTTAAATTTTCAAACTAATGTCTGATAATCTCTTAAAACATTGGTTACCTATAAAAAAAATCCTTTTAATTGTTAATATCCTGTGCAAATAAGAATTTTTTATTGGCCTTTTGGCATCACCCTCCTACCCCCACCAAATAGAGAAAACCTTCGAGGCTTCCCACGACTTTTACCATTTCCCATCCAAATGTTGTTAACTTTCACACTTGCCACTTACGCATATGTATTAtgataaaaatttattttttgattcCAGCAAACAATTATCATGCATTTATCAATTATTAACCATACGCAAAGTTTTTTACGATGCTCATTAGTCATTAGCAGTAAAAATCCGACCAAGAATATTAGTTTTAGGAGCAGCAACACCAACATAAGATAATACATCGCACCTAAAAGCTTCGACAACTTGATTAAAATCACATATTGCATTAACAAGAACTTTTTGAATAAAAGAGCTTCATTAAAGTGTACAAGGGATTCTAaccattttttttgttgcttggtggtaaaatcagaaaaatttcaaaaattgatgttttattTGAAGTGATGATCGATATGAAGTGATTATTAGTAATATCATAAATGAGATTCCAGAATTGGGGTAGTTCAAGTTCAACAAATAAGAAATCATCTTATCCACTTGACTTAACTTTTGCATCCAAGTTATACAGTGGTCATATTTGATTAATGTATTGGTTTTCTAATAAGTCAGTCTAACTATTTTTAAAAATTATTGAATAATCAACGTGGTGCACATGGGAAAGTGGTACGTGTATGAAAGTTAACAGAATTTGGATCGGAAATTGTGACAAGGGGGTAACCTCAAAGGTTTTGTTTATAGGGGTAACTTCAGAATATCTTTTTATAGGAGCGGTGATgtcaaaaaaactcattttgtttAACATACCAAGTAGCCATAATATCATTGGTCCATAATGTATTTCCAGTTACAAAAAAACTATGACAGTTCATTACAGATATTGATCGTAATGAATATACATATTAATTATGTTAAATATTTCATATAATATACTTCCCCTTTGAATCAATATGCATCTGTTATTGATTGTCATAATGTATGGATGTCACCACCTTTGGAAGATTTGAATTTTTGATCTTATATATGTTAGATTCACCTTTTACGTATCTATTTCTAGTGGATTATAGGTTCATGTTGAAATGACGAGGATATTgtgtacaccataatattttaaaCATCCACCTATGGATACACACATTCTATAACCCTCCGAAAACAATAATGACTGAAAGATTATCTCAGCAAGTTATACTTGGAAAATAGTCGCAGTTCAAACGATAACTATATGATCGTTACCAAGATGATTAACGTATAATTActataaatatgaaaataattataatatgGAAAGTATCAATCACACAACACggtaagtttttttaacgaggaaaacttcCTGGCAGAAAAACCTCGCGACGTAGTCCAATTATGAACATTCTCATAATTAAGCAACTATACAATTGACTACATCAACTTCctatagttgagatcaagtaaACAATTATTCCTTACTCAGTTGCATCATTATCCTTGCGCCTAAAACCAATCTGGTTTACGCATGTGAATCCAAAGACATGGTCCTCTATCTTGAGTTAtttcattattttgaagactTATACTCTCAATTCCTTGGGATCATAACCTGAAATAATAAAATACTAAACATGTCTCAGTAACCAACTCACTTAGAGATTGCCCAATATTTAGATCAGTGATAAAAAACATTAAAGGATATTCGATTGATATTAATAAGCTCATTCGGTCAAAGATCAAACCAAGATAATGATTATCGAAATAACCAAGCTTAGTGAGAAAGCCGTATCCAAGAAATTTAATGCAACTAGACAGTGTGTTCGATATTTCTACAAGCCTTTTGCTTATCGAGATAAACAACTAGCGAACCTCGGAGAATCAAGTATGCAAGAAGTAACACATAGGCTACAACAAAACAAAAAGTATTTAAGTCTTGAATCTTCAATTTGTATCTTCAAAGTAACCGCTATAAACAACTTGATTCCATTATTGATCAACATACACAAAACAAAGTCTGTCAACGCTAATTAGCCAACAAATCTAGAATCACTTAGATATATTATAGTTAATTCTCAAAAAAATTTGAGTGGCATTATACCAGAAGAGAAAGTGCATTAAATAAACAAGTTTTATATATCAAGGATAACGATATTGTTAGTtcttaatcaaataaataatcgaaGAAAACTAGAAATCAATATGATTTGGTTTCCCACAAATAGTGCTACTAAAGGCTTCTTGATATTAAAGAAGGATTCAACGAAAGCAACACAATATATTTGacataattagattactctcataTCTTAGCAAGTTGACTTCCCACACGTTCAATCTAGATGTGACTTTAAGgaatgagtttgtaagaatacaatCTCGATTATTTAATTACAGTGTCATGATTAAGGCATGTTCGACAATGAAGATCAGCCAATTTTGAAAACCCATAAGATACACAATAAATGTTTATTTTAGAAATTAGCAAATACCAATTGTATTCCACTATTAATTCGATATCTCTCATAGATGATAACTAATATTGGATAACATACATCCATGTGCATTACTAATATATGCAAAACATACAATTCGATATCAAAATAGATATTGAAAGTAAGTTTCAGGATCTTGCCTTGATTATCAAATGATATACTTGAACAAAAATATATTCGAGTTTAATACATGTTCAGTTCACTATGCTGACACTTATGAACATTTCCAGTTTAACCCGTGTACATATCGATGTCTGCAGAAACCCGAAGATAACAAACATTTCAAAAGTATATAAACAAGTTATACTTTGTTAGGATCGGTTCTGGGGTCGTTCTTGAATCCAATtttgattatgaaacaagtttcatATGTCTACTTCTTTAAACTGTGTTTATGAAATTTCTTTCAAACATAATTCCAAGGTTTGGATTCAACTGGAAGTTCATCATACTAAATGATATTGAATTACTAATTACTGCAGTACCGAAAACATGAAGTCCGTATACTTAATTTCTAGAAACAACTAGTATCATTTCTTAATGATACTTTGATCGTAGTATAATTACTAagtcaccaataaatattaaaGTCATTGTAAACCAACTTAAATTCACATGTTGTTTTCAATGAATATGGACTTGCAGGAACAAAAGATAagaatggaacaagtcaagtctgtaATTACTAATCTTGAACTGAAGGATAATGTGACTGTTGTCTTCAATATGTCTTCAGTCTTCATGAGTAACCAGAGAAAGTCTCAACATTTATTTAGTAAACAAATAAAGCgacttcgagttttggaactaaacttgacataccaatatttggcgggttcaaccaagcaatactTTAATATAAGTAATGACAAAGTTATTGATATAAAAAAAGAGATGCTTGAGAATTTTCGAAGATAAATCTAACTCCAATTTATATCTTCTATAGCTATTCAAAGGCACCTCAACTTTTGGCATCATCTTCTATAAAAGGTACTAATATGTTGAGGCAAAATGATGTATTAAGAGAGTATATTATTAATCACAATTCAAAGGCTCATAATATGCACCACGCAAGTTAAACTAAACTTTGATGCCTCGTAGAAAGATTTAACTTTATTACACGTTATACTAATGCTAAGGTCTGATGCAGGTACAACCATAAAAGATGGAGTTGGAACCTTCTTTGCAATTTGACCTGAAATGTGAAGGCTATGACTTTGCTAGAAGCTTCTTAATGGGAAAATACCACGGGCATTACAAATTTTTGGATTGAAAAGATTGTAAAAGAATAATTGAGTTTGCAGCAGGAAAGTGCAGTTCAGtaatcggagaaatcaaacactAATCTCAAAAGCCACGAAAATCTTATGTTATGTGCAAGTTTTTCGATAATAACTCTCATGCATAAGGATGTCAACAAAGTAACATATGTTTTGGCGAAGTATAGAAGTAAGGTTTTTACAAAGAGTTTTTTTATTTCTCTAAGTACCCGCCGTTTAGATATCTCATTGTAACTCTCTCTTTTTGATTGTTAGACGTgtattttacaaaaagaaaagaaaaaaaaaagatcccgAATGGCCTTGAAAATGTGATCGTACTCCAGTAAAAAATAAGTTGACTTGACTTAGAAAACGCGTATTTTACACAAAAAAATATCCCAAATAGCCTCGAAAATGTGCTCCTCCGATAAAAAAAGAACCCTCATTTGGGGCATACATAGAAATTTTGGGACATACATATGGATGACCCTAACTAGTGTTGGatgctaaggggtgtctaatgagtggttaattaacttaaatacccttgattaattaattaatttttaaattaacttttttaatttatttttttataatttataattttattttactttttttataattttttttttgattttttttttaaaactttgaattttttattcttattgcatggaatttttttttacgaCAATTACAGAGTAAAGTTCGCCTAACAATAAAATCAAAACTATCAGCCGaacttttctttttcattcatCCTGAAAGTgtcgatgaacagttcggctgataatttaaCACGAAGATGTTAGCCGAACTTTATGAAGAATAATATTAAGTTCAGATGTCCTATTTTTTTTTATCGAATCTGCCGAACCGAGGTATATTTTCACAAAACACAAGTTCGGCTGAcatattatcagccgaacctacgtATGTTTAGGTTCGGCATATCACTTGTCCGCCGAACTTAGATtcgtaaataaaaaaatttaacatttttttctatttttttttaaagttaaaaattaaattaaaaaataaaatatatttttttaagaaaatatttctttatttattttaatttaaaaatataaataataagGGGATTTTTGCCATTATGAAAAATGGCTAGATAAGGGCCACCCTAGAAACACTATTTCCACTTGTGTTTTTATTCAGGAGGCCCCAAAATCTTTGGGTATTGCCCCAAATGATGGTTCATAAAAAATAAGTTACTTGCTTTAAAAGAGCTGGGCTTATAGGTTTGTAATCAGGGCATAATTTCACTCAATGACCTAGTCCAGGCCCATCATCTATGTTTTGAGACAGCTTATTGAAACCCTAACGATTTATATTGCCGTCTCTTTTCTCactcttctgcttcttcttcttcctccgttCTCagtaggaattagggttttgattttcatcAAATGGTAAGCAAAACTCCGTTCTCTATACTTATTGTTTCCTCAACAATCTACTTACATACTCTGGGTTTCATATTATACCAAATGGTTTATATTTTGAATCTATATTCAGATTTGCAGATTTTTTTTTAGACAAATACATTTGTATGGGGTATTTTTGATTACCCACAATATCCATCTTCCAGATTTGTGTATTTGTGTTATACAATTGTATGTTTAGGTAATGTGATTGGAGAAGTCTTATGTTCTGAAATCTGGCATTTTACAGGCTCCCAAAAGAGGTGTAAAGGCCCCTGTAGCCGCCAAGAAAAAGATAGTAAGTTttagattttcttcttcttcttctgtataTTGGAGAAGCTATATTGGGTTAAATTCAGCTTTTTTGATTGAGTTTTTCTTGTGTAGAGCTAAGCCATAACTGTATAATCTATGTTCGTTAATATGCCTATGTTtgtgtttttccttctttttgctGTTAATCGGGACTTAGACAAGAATTTGGTAATATTGATTTACAAGTTTGATAATCGATACCTGAAGTTTTTCTGTTCCCCCAATGTGGATTTTGAATGCTTTAGTAGCTGATCTAAACTGAATCGTTTTTATGTAAAATCTTTCATTAAATCTCACCAACAATTAGACAGCAACGCGGCTTTATCCAAATCAATTAGATGTGTAGGTTTCCCATTATGTTGAATCAAGTGTGTAAATTATTTCTTTCAGTAATTGTGCGTATTTGAAGTGGTCAAAGTTCTACATTCCAATAAtgcatttggatttttttttctcttacagGAAAAGGTTGCTAATCCTTGTTTCGAGAAGCGCCCGAAACAGTTTGGTATTGGTGGTGCTTTACCTCCAAAGAAGGATCTTCATAGATTCGTTAAATGGCCCAAGGTCGTTCGTATCCAAAGGCAGCGAAGGATTTTGAAGCAACGATTGAAGGTTCCACCTGCTTTGAACCAGTTTACCAAAACACTTGACAAGAACCTTGGTATGCCATTCATTTGGTGACTGATTTCCCTTTGGCCTTTTTTATCAGCtgtattttgtgtttttattccATTGTCTAACAATTTACTTTGGCAGCCACAAATCTTTTCAAGATGTTGCTGAAGTACAGACCTGAAGACAAGGCTGCTAAGAAGGAAAGGCTGTTGAAAAGGGCTCAAGCTGAATCAGAAGGAAAAACAGTCGAGGCGAAGAAGCCTATTGTTGTGAAATATGGACTTAACCACATTACATATCTCATTGAGCAGGTACTCTTCTGTTGTTCATCCCTCTGCACATATGCCTCATGTTTTTCATCAACTATAAACGCTTTCCAGTCAAGTTTTGATGTGATTTTTATTTTCCTATAAATTTGTGCAGAACAAGGCCCAAATGGTTATTATTGCACACGATGTTGATCCCATTGAGCTTGTTGTCTGGCTTCCAGCATTATGCCGTAAAATGGAGATCCCATATGCCATTGTAAAGGGCAAGGCTCGTCTTGGGGCGGTATGTTACT
The nucleotide sequence above comes from Papaver somniferum cultivar HN1 chromosome 8, ASM357369v1, whole genome shotgun sequence. Encoded proteins:
- the LOC113304264 gene encoding 60S ribosomal protein L7a-1-like, whose protein sequence is MAPKRGVKAPVAAKKKIEKVANPCFEKRPKQFGIGGALPPKKDLHRFVKWPKVVRIQRQRRILKQRLKVPPALNQFTKTLDKNLATNLFKMLLKYRPEDKAAKKERLLKRAQAESEGKTVEAKKPIVVKYGLNHITYLIEQNKAQMVIIAHDVDPIELVVWLPALCRKMEIPYAIVKGKARLGAIVHKKTASALCLTSVKNEDKMEFSKIVEAVKANFNDKFDEHRKKWGGGIMGSKSQAKTKAKERVLAKEAAQRLN